In Plasmodium chabaudi chabaudi strain AS genome assembly, chromosome: 10, a single genomic region encodes these proteins:
- a CDS encoding CIR protein, fragment produces the protein MCEFYALFNHICNTIADYKTNGAKSNSLFQKSVNCLNKHRPLYENIYKCNPYLDLLGKLKNIYADCRDSVIKKETDNNLYQLQKLAKANKSDSYFAKSFETLEINNLKCKPKNKVNAPNDKNETSETKTIMSKNTNKLEF, from the coding sequence ATGTGTGAATTTTATGCGTTATTTAatcatatatgtaatacAATTGCAgattataaaacaaatggtGCCAAAAGTAATAgtctttttcaaaaatcTGTCAATTGTCTTAATAAACATAGACCcctttatgaaaatatttataaatgcaATCCATATCTGGATTTATTAggcaaattaaaaaatatatatgccgATTGCAGAGATTCTGTTATTAAGAAGGAAactgataataatttatatcaaCTTCAAAAACTTGCAAAGGCAAATAAGAGCGATTCGTATTTTGCGAAAAGCTTTGAAACATTGGAGATTAATAATCTAAAGTGTaaaccaaaaaataaagtaaatgccccaaatgataaaaatgaaacatcAGAAACAAAAACGATCATGTCAAAGAATACAAACAAGTTggaattttaa